The Salvelinus sp. IW2-2015 unplaced genomic scaffold, ASM291031v2 Un_scaffold5492, whole genome shotgun sequence genome includes a region encoding these proteins:
- the LOC112078285 gene encoding chloride channel protein 1-like, producing MVNARRGRGQRHHNTVTMESYLSHTSSTKKPRPYSKCKDCVARIQRYIVTKLGEDWIFLVLLGLTMTLVSWSMDYTSAKSLQAYK from the exons ATGGTCAACGCCAGACGGGGGCGTGGCCAACGACATCACAACACCGTCACCATGGAGTCATATCTCAGCCACACMTCCTCCACAAAGAAGCCCCGCCCCTACTCCAAATGCAAAG ACTGTGTGGCTCGTATACAGCGGTACATCGTGACCAAGCTGGGGGAGGACTGGATCTTCCTGGTGCTGCTGGGCCTCACCATGACCCTGGTCAGCTGGAGCATGGACTACACCAGTGCCAAGAGCTTACAAG